The Listeria sp. PSOL-1 genome includes a region encoding these proteins:
- a CDS encoding peptidylprolyl isomerase, which produces MKKKLVLGLVMLMSVFGLAACGGGGDVVKTNSGNVTKDELYDAMKTKGGAEVLQQLTFDKVLSKKYKVSDKEVDAEFNKYKKQYGDQLPSVLAQSKLTEKSFKQTLKYNLLIDKATKASIKTDDKTLKEYYKTWKPDITVRHILVADEAKAKEVEKKVKDGDDFAKLAKEYSTDTASKEQGGLLEPFGPGKMDPAFEKAAYALKKKGDVSEPVKSQFGYHIIKLEKPAEKQSFEKDKDAVKKAYIQSQLTQENKEKALKKAVKDADIKVEDKDLKDTFKDYTSSKK; this is translated from the coding sequence ATGAAAAAGAAACTGGTTTTAGGACTTGTCATGCTGATGTCAGTATTTGGGCTAGCAGCATGCGGAGGTGGCGGTGACGTCGTAAAAACGAACTCAGGAAATGTTACTAAAGATGAGCTTTATGATGCAATGAAAACAAAAGGTGGAGCAGAAGTTTTACAACAACTTACTTTTGATAAAGTTCTTTCAAAAAAATATAAAGTAAGTGACAAAGAAGTAGATGCTGAATTTAATAAATACAAAAAACAATATGGCGATCAATTGCCATCTGTACTTGCTCAATCTAAGTTAACCGAAAAATCTTTCAAACAAACGTTAAAATACAATCTGCTTATCGACAAAGCAACAAAAGCTTCAATCAAAACAGATGACAAAACATTAAAAGAGTACTACAAAACTTGGAAACCAGACATCACTGTTAGACATATTCTAGTTGCTGATGAAGCAAAAGCGAAAGAAGTAGAGAAAAAAGTTAAAGATGGCGATGATTTTGCTAAATTAGCGAAAGAATATTCAACTGACACAGCTTCTAAAGAACAAGGCGGCTTATTAGAACCATTTGGCCCTGGCAAAATGGATCCAGCGTTTGAAAAAGCAGCTTATGCCCTTAAGAAAAAAGGCGATGTTAGTGAACCAGTAAAATCTCAATTTGGCTATCATATTATTAAACTAGAAAAACCAGCTGAAAAACAATCATTTGAAAAAGATAAAGATGCTGTTAAAAAAGCTTATATCCAAAGCCAATTAACACAAGAAAACAAAGAAAAAGCCTTGAAAAAAGCAGTGAAAGATGCAGACATTAAGGTAGAAGATAAAGACTTAAAAGATACATTCAAAGATTACACTTCTTCTAAAAAATAA
- a CDS encoding YtxH domain-containing protein: protein MNKKSFMLGILAGAATGAIASIFLTPKSGRELRHDIAQKSGEASVILKELAYNTNELLQSIQVLGTEGTTLLKDVSSDIMESVSKWNEDMEPEKKRLKDEIKDMQKTIADLEKTLKKDAK from the coding sequence ATGAACAAAAAATCTTTTATGCTAGGAATTCTAGCTGGCGCAGCAACTGGTGCTATCGCTTCTATCTTTTTAACACCAAAATCTGGTCGTGAACTCAGACATGACATTGCACAAAAATCCGGTGAAGCAAGTGTCATTTTAAAAGAACTTGCTTATAACACCAATGAACTGCTGCAATCGATTCAAGTTTTAGGAACAGAGGGCACGACTTTACTAAAAGATGTCTCAAGTGACATTATGGAATCTGTTTCAAAATGGAACGAAGACATGGAACCAGAAAAAAAACGTTTAAAAGATGAAATTAAAGATATGCAAAAAACAATTGCTGATCTTGAAAAAACATTAAAAAAAGATGCAAAATAA
- a CDS encoding YlbF family regulator: MSENIYDLAHSLDRGIRDTAEFKDLQDAYQKVNEDKEAKAKFDHFREVQVNIQEKQMSGQEIDDETVELAQKVAEEVQKNEHILRLMEKEQAMSTIINDLNRIIMAPLQDLYNTSEEK; the protein is encoded by the coding sequence ATGAGTGAAAATATTTATGACTTGGCACATAGCTTAGATCGAGGAATTCGTGATACAGCTGAATTCAAAGATTTACAAGATGCCTACCAAAAAGTAAACGAAGATAAAGAAGCAAAAGCAAAATTTGATCATTTCCGTGAAGTACAAGTAAATATTCAAGAAAAACAAATGTCAGGCCAAGAAATTGACGATGAAACAGTCGAGCTTGCTCAAAAAGTGGCTGAAGAGGTTCAAAAAAACGAACATATCTTACGTCTTATGGAAAAAGAACAAGCAATGAGCACGATTATCAATGATTTAAATCGTATTATTATGGCTCCGCTACAGGATCTGTATAATACAAGTGAAGAAAAATAA
- a CDS encoding ABC transporter permease — MKLNFNSNELWKKRYSHYTDELVKYLRYMFNDHLLLVLLIGIGALIFYYADWVKTLKPGFPGIPLMVVLLTVAICAGQIVTLLKRADSVYLIVQEKGMAPYFRKAQVASFWLQSYSFVIILGAAMPMYTAITGYSYSRFFGLLVALILIKCWNVGFSFQALKLDNSDTAWLYFRVILSALLIYLVLAFHLLWTIPITIVVLLVSYAAILQRTKDVTLRFELLIVKEEARMNRFYRLVNLFTDVPHLKGTVKRRAYLDFLYKPIPYAKRKTFAFLWSRTFVRTNEYIGLYVRLTVICAILIIFIQGLYLNLLFSLLFLYLTGFQFIPMLKHFDGQLMMKLYPVEPKIERRSFVHFIRILLVGQAVLFSIIEIAENGSIGGMLCLAINLLFVVIFTFIYIPYRMKKMYQ; from the coding sequence ATGAAGCTGAACTTTAATAGTAATGAGTTATGGAAGAAACGCTATAGTCATTATACAGATGAATTAGTTAAGTATCTCCGCTATATGTTTAATGATCATCTGTTACTTGTCTTGCTTATTGGGATTGGCGCGCTTATTTTTTATTATGCTGACTGGGTAAAGACACTTAAGCCTGGATTTCCTGGTATTCCGCTTATGGTTGTGTTATTGACGGTAGCTATTTGTGCTGGTCAAATTGTAACTTTGCTTAAACGCGCTGATTCTGTTTATTTAATTGTACAAGAAAAAGGAATGGCACCATATTTTCGAAAAGCACAAGTGGCTAGTTTTTGGCTACAGAGTTATTCTTTTGTGATCATCCTTGGTGCTGCAATGCCAATGTATACAGCGATAACAGGATATTCTTATAGCCGCTTTTTTGGTTTGTTAGTCGCGCTTATTTTGATTAAGTGTTGGAACGTTGGTTTTTCTTTTCAAGCGTTAAAGCTTGATAATAGTGATACCGCATGGCTTTATTTCCGCGTTATTTTAAGTGCGTTATTGATTTATCTTGTTTTAGCATTTCATTTGCTATGGACGATTCCAATTACGATTGTTGTTTTATTGGTGAGTTATGCTGCTATTTTGCAACGAACGAAAGATGTAACGTTGCGTTTTGAGCTTTTGATCGTTAAAGAAGAAGCACGAATGAACCGTTTTTATCGTTTGGTGAACTTGTTTACAGATGTTCCTCACTTAAAGGGGACTGTGAAAAGAAGAGCCTATCTGGATTTTCTTTATAAACCAATTCCGTATGCCAAGCGCAAAACTTTTGCTTTTTTATGGAGCAGAACTTTTGTCAGGACGAATGAATATATTGGTCTTTATGTAAGATTAACAGTTATTTGCGCGATTTTGATCATTTTTATTCAAGGTCTATATTTAAATTTATTATTTTCATTACTTTTTCTCTACTTAACGGGTTTTCAATTTATTCCGATGTTGAAACATTTTGATGGGCAGCTAATGATGAAACTTTATCCAGTAGAACCGAAAATTGAGCGCAGAAGCTTTGTTCACTTCATTCGGATATTATTAGTTGGACAAGCCGTTTTATTTAGTATTATTGAAATTGCTGAAAATGGATCAATTGGTGGTATGTTATGTTTAGCAATTAACTTACTTTTTGTTGTTATTTTCACGTTTATCTATATACCTTATCGGATGAAAAAAATGTATCAATAA
- the yhaM gene encoding 3'-5' exoribonuclease YhaM: protein MEKKLLDYDVGAGVDLFLLIKSSTKGIASNGKPFLSLTLQDKSGELEAKLWDVKETDEEHYAPQKIIHIIGDIQNYRGRKQLKIRQIKQATATDHLVPADFMETAPVNKEEMASEITQYIFEMKNANLQRITRSLLKKYQAEFYDYPAAVRHHHEFVSGLSFHVLSMLRLAKAISDLYPSINRDLLYAGVILHDLGKVIELSGPVSTTYTLEGNLIGHISIVVEEVSKVATELDIASEEVVVLKHVLLAHHGKGEWGSPKPPLVREAEILHQIDLMDATMNMMDKALGHTKPGEFSERVFGLENRAFYRPSFD from the coding sequence ATGGAGAAAAAGTTACTGGATTATGATGTTGGTGCAGGGGTTGATTTATTTTTGCTTATTAAATCAAGCACAAAAGGGATTGCAAGTAATGGGAAGCCTTTTTTAAGTTTAACATTACAAGATAAATCTGGTGAACTTGAAGCAAAATTGTGGGATGTTAAAGAAACTGATGAAGAACATTATGCGCCGCAAAAAATTATCCATATTATAGGAGATATTCAAAATTATCGTGGTCGTAAACAGCTTAAGATTAGACAGATCAAACAAGCTACAGCCACTGATCATTTAGTGCCTGCTGATTTTATGGAAACAGCTCCAGTGAATAAAGAAGAGATGGCTAGCGAGATTACACAATATATTTTTGAAATGAAAAATGCTAATCTGCAAAGAATTACGCGTTCACTTTTAAAAAAATATCAAGCTGAATTTTATGATTATCCAGCGGCGGTGAGACATCATCATGAATTTGTATCTGGTCTAAGTTTTCATGTGCTATCAATGTTAAGACTCGCCAAAGCGATTAGCGATTTATACCCTAGCATTAATCGGGATTTACTTTATGCAGGGGTCATCCTACATGACCTAGGAAAGGTAATTGAGTTATCGGGGCCTGTTTCAACAACCTATACATTAGAAGGAAATTTAATTGGCCATATTTCAATTGTTGTAGAAGAAGTAAGCAAAGTGGCAACAGAGCTTGATATTGCAAGCGAAGAAGTGGTTGTCTTAAAACATGTCTTACTAGCTCATCACGGTAAAGGAGAATGGGGAAGTCCTAAGCCTCCACTTGTTAGAGAAGCTGAGATTTTGCATCAAATTGATTTAATGGATGCAACGATGAATATGATGGATAAAGCATTGGGCCATACAAAGCCAGGTGAATTTTCTGAACGAGTTTTTGGTTTAGAGAATCGAGCTTTTTACCGTCCGTCATTTGATTAA
- a CDS encoding HIT family protein — MEDCIFCKIMNGEIPSAKVYEDEEVYAFLDLGQVTKGHTLIVPKKHARNVFDLDADAAASLFYRVPKIANALKAAFPLEGLNVLNNNEEIASQSVFHFHVHLIPRYNKQDGFGLKWQDHSSSYTPESFNKIAADIRDHLK; from the coding sequence ATGGAAGATTGTATTTTTTGTAAAATAATGAACGGGGAAATTCCTTCTGCTAAAGTTTATGAAGATGAAGAAGTTTACGCTTTTCTCGATTTAGGCCAAGTAACGAAAGGACATACACTTATCGTCCCCAAAAAACATGCCCGCAATGTTTTTGATTTAGACGCAGATGCTGCTGCAAGTCTTTTCTATCGTGTTCCTAAAATCGCAAATGCTTTAAAAGCAGCTTTTCCACTAGAAGGCCTCAATGTTCTTAACAATAATGAAGAAATAGCTAGTCAAAGTGTCTTTCACTTTCATGTGCATTTAATTCCGCGCTACAATAAACAAGATGGCTTTGGACTAAAATGGCAAGACCATTCAAGTTCTTATACACCAGAGAGCTTCAACAAAATCGCAGCGGATATTCGCGACCACTTAAAATAA
- the fumC gene encoding class II fumarate hydratase, giving the protein MKRIEYDTIGQIEVDQAKYWGAQTERSRRNFKIGEEKMPLAVIYALAELKKACATVNMAEGKLSLNKRKAIHKVCAQITSGELDDHFPLVIYQTGSGTQSNMNVNEVIAHLASEYAGEKVHPNDDVNQSQSSNDTFPTAMHIAAYQAVSEELLPKIIALKKVLHEKSEKYMDVVKIGRTHLQDATPLTLGQEISGWCAMLENDADFIQTSLPKLLPLAIGGTAVGTGLNASKTFGVSVSKELERQLGVPFTSSENKFFALTSHSPLNFVHGAIRSLAADLAKIANDVRLLASGPRSGIGEIELPANEPGSSIMPGKVNPTQCEAVTMVAAQVAGNDTTIQFAASQGQFELNVYKPVIIHNFLQSVRLLKDAIHSFNIHCLSGLTANERVIQEKVKQSLMLVTALNPHIGYEKAAEIAKMAYQKDLTLKKAAILSGYVSEVDFDKWVDPLKMTNR; this is encoded by the coding sequence TTGAAGCGAATAGAATATGATACCATTGGGCAAATTGAAGTTGATCAAGCGAAATATTGGGGTGCACAAACTGAGCGCAGTCGCCGTAATTTTAAAATAGGAGAAGAAAAAATGCCACTTGCTGTTATTTATGCACTCGCTGAATTAAAAAAAGCTTGTGCAACCGTAAATATGGCGGAAGGCAAACTATCTTTAAATAAAAGAAAAGCGATTCACAAAGTATGTGCCCAAATTACAAGCGGTGAACTTGATGATCACTTTCCATTAGTTATTTATCAAACGGGGAGTGGAACACAAAGCAATATGAATGTCAATGAAGTGATTGCACATCTAGCAAGCGAATATGCTGGTGAAAAAGTTCATCCAAACGATGATGTCAATCAGTCTCAAAGCTCAAATGATACGTTTCCAACAGCTATGCATATCGCTGCTTACCAAGCTGTTAGCGAAGAACTTTTACCAAAAATCATTGCTTTAAAAAAAGTCTTGCATGAAAAAAGTGAAAAATATATGGATGTTGTCAAAATTGGTAGAACTCATTTACAAGATGCTACGCCGCTTACGCTTGGTCAGGAAATTAGTGGTTGGTGTGCGATGTTAGAAAATGATGCGGATTTCATTCAAACAAGCTTGCCTAAACTATTGCCACTTGCAATTGGTGGAACGGCTGTTGGAACAGGTCTTAACGCATCTAAAACATTTGGTGTTTCGGTTTCCAAAGAATTAGAACGTCAGCTTGGTGTCCCATTTACATCAAGTGAGAATAAATTTTTTGCCCTAACAAGTCATAGTCCGTTAAATTTTGTTCACGGCGCTATCCGAAGTTTGGCCGCCGATCTTGCGAAAATTGCAAATGACGTGCGACTATTAGCTAGCGGACCGCGTAGTGGCATTGGTGAAATTGAACTACCTGCAAATGAACCAGGTAGTTCCATCATGCCAGGAAAAGTCAATCCAACGCAATGTGAAGCAGTAACAATGGTCGCTGCTCAAGTTGCTGGTAATGATACAACCATTCAGTTTGCCGCTAGCCAAGGACAATTTGAATTGAATGTATATAAGCCAGTGATCATTCATAATTTTTTACAATCTGTTAGGTTGTTAAAAGATGCGATACATTCGTTTAATATCCACTGTCTATCAGGACTGACTGCTAATGAGCGTGTCATTCAAGAAAAAGTAAAACAATCACTAATGCTAGTCACTGCTTTAAACCCACATATTGGCTATGAAAAAGCTGCTGAAATTGCAAAAATGGCCTATCAAAAAGATTTAACTTTAAAGAAAGCTGCGATTCTTTCAGGTTATGTAAGTGAAGTTGATTTTGACAAGTGGGTTGATCCACTTAAAATGACGAACCGTTAA
- a CDS encoding AAA family ATPase — MKITKIEIIGYGKWQNQVFEEIADFQMFYGENEAGKSTITAFVHSILFGFPTKQQRILRMEPKNKGPYGGRLTLADTALGNIVIERLRGKVTGDVTITLEDGTTFGEEKLSEFTFGMDRVTYEAIFSFDIHGLQHIQQMKQEEFEKYLLASGGAGSNRLFSTVDKLQKQLETLFKPNGRNPLINQQLEKTKNAQKKYFSSKKQNMAYESLRSESVAYEQKETALLTRQKEQQLAKNEIDILLKKWPLYEEWQGLSKIINQANDSQFQADGLLRLEQLNHFEMTKKNQRSQVEERLNMSRNLAEANVLTENDEKEVAQLLAEWPIYQEKVRQNKEDEDGRLINEQEITRLMQEFAFTEPEEKIDWQANFNKKAADIEHAKQELVQKQLLLTYQQQEKKKSLDKVQSQVDQLERDMWSTEELKNAKKRFETKGKERYALFIGVFCFVVFILLGFLFKQVFFYGIALLCIGFSYLKRMNHPNDTDAFAFFEQKRLRNSWQQLLSEMDVIAEESARLETEFNETSSGLSILKQEEFTFLSSLGMKTHSGNLREVIAAWQIFLKECSARELHEERLKQNQIFLDTWERHCYDLVSKELSTEAAVLKLQTLYQTHHEKTKQLATSKEQIEQAKNQLDLLEKDLADIETKKEKLLQSVGAATESEFQQIGFKAQEFFQAKERGHLLEAQLPKEIRERLASFQNQEALKEAELEHEACIQEIEQELSRTRTKRVELKHQIAILEEGGLFSETVQDYFTAKSELNEQVEDWVVTKIAESLIQRAMGYLQDEKLPRALQFATEYFKQLTKGQYQFVRFEKGSLEVLRHDHVIFKPDELSQATKEQLYLAIRFALIETLAKKYPFPLLIDDGFVNFDEQRFEAIMELLKSRKLKNQVLFFTCHQEANKYFSREETLMLY; from the coding sequence TTGAAAATAACTAAAATTGAAATTATCGGTTATGGAAAATGGCAAAATCAAGTTTTTGAGGAAATTGCTGATTTTCAAATGTTTTATGGAGAGAATGAAGCAGGGAAGTCAACAATTACGGCATTTGTCCACAGTATCTTATTTGGTTTTCCAACAAAGCAGCAACGAATACTGCGGATGGAACCTAAAAATAAAGGACCATATGGTGGGAGATTGACATTAGCTGATACAGCTCTCGGTAACATAGTGATTGAGCGTTTACGCGGGAAAGTGACAGGGGATGTGACGATCACTTTAGAAGATGGAACGACATTTGGCGAAGAGAAGCTAAGCGAGTTTACCTTTGGCATGGATCGAGTCACTTATGAAGCTATTTTTTCTTTTGATATCCATGGTTTACAGCATATTCAACAAATGAAGCAAGAGGAGTTTGAAAAGTATTTATTAGCAAGTGGGGGAGCAGGTTCGAACCGATTATTTTCCACTGTAGATAAGCTACAAAAACAACTCGAGACGCTATTTAAACCAAATGGGCGAAACCCACTTATTAACCAACAATTAGAGAAAACAAAAAATGCACAAAAAAAATATTTTTCAAGTAAAAAGCAAAACATGGCTTACGAAAGTTTGCGAAGTGAAAGTGTGGCGTATGAGCAAAAAGAAACAGCGCTTTTAACTCGGCAAAAGGAACAACAATTAGCAAAGAATGAAATCGATATCCTATTAAAAAAATGGCCGCTTTATGAAGAATGGCAGGGTCTATCCAAAATTATCAATCAAGCAAACGATAGCCAATTTCAGGCAGATGGTCTTCTTCGGTTAGAGCAGTTAAACCATTTTGAGATGACAAAAAAGAATCAAAGAAGCCAAGTGGAAGAGCGTTTAAACATGTCAAGGAATTTAGCAGAGGCTAATGTGTTAACTGAAAACGATGAAAAAGAAGTCGCTCAATTATTAGCTGAATGGCCGATTTATCAGGAAAAAGTCCGTCAAAATAAAGAAGATGAAGATGGCCGATTAATAAATGAGCAAGAGATAACGAGATTGATGCAAGAATTTGCTTTTACTGAGCCTGAAGAAAAGATAGATTGGCAAGCAAATTTCAATAAAAAAGCAGCAGATATCGAACATGCGAAACAAGAGCTTGTGCAAAAGCAGCTGTTATTAACCTATCAGCAACAAGAAAAAAAGAAGAGCTTAGACAAAGTGCAATCTCAGGTTGATCAATTGGAACGCGATATGTGGTCTACAGAAGAGCTAAAAAATGCAAAAAAACGCTTTGAAACAAAAGGGAAAGAGCGCTATGCGTTATTTATTGGTGTATTTTGTTTTGTAGTTTTTATTTTACTGGGTTTTTTATTTAAGCAAGTGTTCTTTTATGGTATTGCGCTTCTTTGCATTGGTTTTAGCTATTTGAAACGGATGAATCATCCTAATGATACGGATGCTTTCGCTTTTTTCGAACAGAAAAGACTTCGGAATTCATGGCAGCAACTTTTAAGCGAGATGGATGTGATTGCGGAGGAGAGTGCAAGGTTAGAAACTGAATTCAATGAAACTTCTAGCGGCTTGTCTATTTTAAAGCAAGAGGAATTCACTTTTCTTAGCAGCCTTGGAATGAAAACACATTCAGGTAACTTACGAGAAGTGATTGCAGCATGGCAAATTTTTTTAAAAGAATGCAGTGCAAGAGAGCTTCATGAAGAAAGATTGAAGCAAAACCAAATCTTTTTAGATACTTGGGAGAGACATTGCTATGATTTGGTTAGTAAAGAGCTGTCAACAGAAGCTGCTGTGTTAAAATTACAAACGCTGTATCAGACGCATCATGAAAAAACAAAGCAACTTGCAACAAGTAAAGAACAAATAGAGCAAGCAAAAAATCAATTAGATTTACTTGAAAAAGATTTAGCAGATATTGAAACAAAAAAAGAGAAATTATTACAATCGGTCGGTGCTGCAACAGAAAGTGAATTTCAACAAATTGGTTTTAAAGCGCAAGAATTTTTCCAAGCAAAAGAGAGAGGTCATTTACTAGAAGCTCAATTGCCAAAAGAAATCCGAGAGCGATTAGCGAGCTTTCAAAATCAAGAAGCTTTAAAAGAAGCAGAACTTGAGCATGAAGCGTGTATTCAGGAAATAGAGCAAGAATTAAGCCGAACGAGAACGAAACGAGTGGAATTGAAACATCAAATAGCTATTCTTGAAGAAGGCGGTTTGTTTAGTGAAACCGTTCAAGATTATTTCACCGCGAAAAGTGAATTAAATGAACAAGTAGAGGATTGGGTAGTCACAAAAATAGCTGAGTCTTTAATTCAACGGGCGATGGGCTATTTACAAGATGAAAAGCTACCACGAGCGCTTCAATTTGCTACCGAATATTTTAAGCAGCTCACAAAAGGCCAATATCAATTCGTTCGCTTTGAAAAGGGAAGCTTAGAAGTATTAAGACATGATCATGTGATTTTTAAGCCAGATGAGCTAAGTCAAGCAACAAAAGAACAGCTTTACTTAGCCATTCGTTTTGCTTTGATTGAAACTTTGGCTAAAAAGTATCCTTTTCCTTTGCTTATTGATGACGGCTTTGTGAATTTTGATGAACAGCGTTTTGAAGCGATCATGGAATTGCTTAAGTCAAGAAAACTCAAAAACCAAGTGCTATTTTTCACGTGTCATCAAGAAGCTAATAAATATTTTTCCCGTGAAGAGACTCTCATGCTATACTAG
- a CDS encoding ABC transporter ATP-binding protein gives MALLEVEHLTGGYTKRPVLKDVSFKIDEKQIIGLIGLNGAGKSTTIKHITGLMQPKKGIIKINGKTLTEDIEAYRSEFAYIPETPVLYDELTLNEHLELTAMAYGLSEEEFKTRITPLLKEFRLENKLNWFPAHFSKGMKQKVMIMSAFLIEPKLYIIDEPFVGLDPLGIASLLNWIKEMRDKGASILMSTHILATAEKYCDRFIILHQGRIRAEGTLSDLQEQFMMSGASLDEIYIQLTKEEEADEAEL, from the coding sequence ATGGCCTTATTAGAGGTTGAGCATCTTACTGGAGGATACACAAAAAGACCCGTTTTAAAAGATGTTTCCTTTAAAATTGATGAAAAACAAATTATTGGCTTAATTGGTTTAAATGGTGCTGGAAAAAGTACAACGATTAAGCATATTACTGGTTTAATGCAGCCCAAAAAAGGGATAATTAAAATTAATGGCAAAACGTTAACAGAAGACATTGAGGCCTATCGTTCAGAATTTGCTTATATTCCAGAAACCCCTGTACTTTATGATGAGCTAACGTTAAATGAACATTTGGAATTAACAGCAATGGCTTATGGCTTAAGCGAAGAAGAATTTAAAACGCGAATAACACCGCTTTTAAAAGAATTTCGTTTAGAGAACAAATTAAATTGGTTTCCTGCTCATTTTTCTAAAGGAATGAAGCAAAAAGTCATGATTATGTCTGCTTTTTTGATTGAGCCTAAATTGTATATTATTGATGAACCATTTGTCGGGTTAGATCCGCTCGGCATTGCGTCACTGCTTAATTGGATTAAAGAGATGCGTGATAAAGGTGCTAGTATTTTGATGTCCACTCATATTCTTGCAACAGCGGAAAAGTATTGTGATCGTTTTATCATTCTACATCAGGGAAGAATTCGGGCTGAGGGAACACTTTCCGATTTGCAAGAACAGTTTATGATGAGCGGGGCATCTCTTGATGAAATCTATATTCAGTTAACGAAGGAAGAAGAGGCCGATGAAGCTGAACTTTAA
- a CDS encoding DNA repair exonuclease: protein MKEIRFIHMADLHLDSPFLGLSNLPEELYAEIKNAPFTALKKAISIAISEQVDFVLIAGDVYDKEIQSIKAEVEFYNEMKRLFVAEIDVFLIYGNHDFRGYHHDALVLPDNVHVFGPEISQFDWQKQGRPHVKLYGFSYDKKHITDKRVNDYEKSGMADFHIALLHGTEAAHVKGDVYAPFVTSELKRKGFDYWALGHIHKRQALSTSPVIYYPGNIQGRHFKEVKEKGITLVNLSEQETNLQFIPVAPITWLDVQIELDQPVSKSTVFLALTSKLADFSEKKSSYLLHIELLFQEETPLLKENWLEMLNDNYLFEDGHFIWVNKLTTRMKAKAVDGNWWQKDLLSAEWEKAKDDLLEESAFFNRIESLYFHPNISRYLPEIKKEKRQEIILAALQKIGDSLAEVEDERN, encoded by the coding sequence ATGAAAGAAATCCGTTTTATTCATATGGCAGACCTACATTTAGATAGTCCTTTTCTTGGTTTAAGCAATTTACCGGAAGAACTTTACGCAGAAATAAAAAATGCGCCATTTACTGCGCTAAAAAAAGCTATCAGCATAGCTATTTCTGAACAAGTCGATTTTGTTCTTATTGCTGGTGATGTTTATGATAAAGAAATTCAGAGTATTAAAGCTGAAGTCGAGTTTTATAATGAGATGAAGCGGCTATTTGTTGCTGAGATTGATGTTTTTTTAATTTATGGAAATCATGATTTTCGAGGTTATCATCATGATGCACTTGTACTTCCTGATAATGTCCATGTTTTTGGTCCAGAAATCAGCCAGTTTGACTGGCAGAAACAGGGGAGGCCACATGTGAAATTATATGGCTTTAGCTATGATAAAAAGCACATTACAGACAAACGTGTTAATGATTACGAGAAAAGTGGAATGGCGGATTTTCATATTGCTTTACTACATGGAACAGAAGCCGCTCACGTAAAAGGCGATGTTTATGCTCCGTTTGTAACAAGCGAATTGAAACGAAAGGGTTTTGATTATTGGGCGCTGGGGCATATTCATAAGCGGCAAGCGTTATCAACTTCTCCTGTTATCTATTATCCAGGTAATATTCAAGGGCGACATTTTAAAGAAGTCAAAGAAAAAGGAATCACACTGGTCAATTTGTCTGAACAAGAAACGAATTTGCAATTTATACCAGTTGCACCGATCACTTGGCTAGACGTTCAGATAGAGTTGGATCAGCCAGTTAGTAAATCTACGGTATTTCTCGCACTTACAAGTAAATTAGCGGACTTTAGCGAAAAAAAGAGTTCTTATTTGCTACACATTGAGTTGCTTTTTCAAGAAGAGACCCCCTTACTTAAGGAGAATTGGCTAGAAATGCTAAATGACAATTATCTTTTTGAAGATGGGCATTTTATCTGGGTAAATAAGTTAACAACCAGAATGAAAGCGAAAGCAGTTGATGGAAATTGGTGGCAAAAAGATTTGTTAAGCGCAGAATGGGAAAAAGCAAAAGACGATCTTTTAGAAGAAAGTGCTTTTTTTAATCGTATTGAATCACTTTATTTTCATCCGAATATTAGCCGTTATTTACCTGAAATAAAGAAAGAAAAGCGGCAGGAGATCATTTTAGCTGCACTCCAAAAAATTGGCGATTCACTAGCCGAGGTGGAGGATGAGCGCAATTGA